A stretch of the Dioscorea cayenensis subsp. rotundata cultivar TDr96_F1 chromosome 4, TDr96_F1_v2_PseudoChromosome.rev07_lg8_w22 25.fasta, whole genome shotgun sequence genome encodes the following:
- the LOC120259058 gene encoding LOW QUALITY PROTEIN: E3 ubiquitin-protein ligase SIS3 (The sequence of the model RefSeq protein was modified relative to this genomic sequence to represent the inferred CDS: deleted 1 base in 1 codon), translated as MRGVDFKWYDGFFLSMLATSIIIVSINWKRYHFCKHPLHIWIVVDYTTVFIFRLLMFVDNGLAAGMGLDLGWQQRYAPFCGRIVVLSILILLLYPFLWVWTVIGTIWFTNARSCLPEEGQKWGFLIWLLFSYCGLVCIACMCIGKWLTRRQAHLQRAQQGIPISEYGVLVDMIRVPDWAFEAAGQEMRVMGQETAYHPGLYLTATQREAVEALIQELPKFHLKAVPTDCSECPICLEEFRVGNEVRGLPCAHNFHVECIDQWLRLNVKCPRCRCSVFPNLDLSALSNIRLDSERASASEVTTATTRYMQTQTGGQSYRVRLQGLLRPVRSENANADGSENGAQEYGDETLVVSHPPASALCPVTPCVVVVDHINGH; from the exons ATGAGAGGGGTTGATTTCAAGTG GTACGATGGTTTCTTCTTATCCATGCTCGCGACCAGCAT AATCATTGTTTCTATCAACTGGAAGCGCTACCATTTCTGCAAGCATCCACTGCATATATGGATTGTG GTTGATTATACAACAGTATTCATCTTCCGGTTGCTTATGTTTGTGGACAATGGCCTTGCGGCAGGAATGGGATT AGACCTTGGGTGGCAACAGAGATATGCTCCATTTTGTGGAAGAATTGTGGTGCTCTCAATTCTTATTCTTTTGCTTTATCCTTTTCTCTGGGTTTGGACAGTGATTGGCACAATATGGTTTACCAATGCAAGAAGCTGT TTGCCCGAGGAAGGTCAAAAATGGGGTTTTCTGATTTGGTTGCTTTTCAGCTACTGCGGACTGGTTTGCATTGCATGCATGTGTATTGGGAAG TGGCTAACACGGAGACAAGCACATTTGCAGCGTGCTCAACAAGGGATTCCCATATCGGAGTATGGG GTTTTAGTTGACATGATCCGTGTACCTGACTGGGCCTTTGAAGCTGCTGGGCAAGAAATGAGAGTAATGGGTCAAGAAACCGCTTATCACCCAGGCCTTTACCTGACAGCAACCCAG AGGGAAGCTGTTGAGGCTCTAATTCAGGAACTTCCCAAATTTCAT CTGAAAGCTGTCCCAACAGATTGCAGTGAATGTCCTATTTGTCTTGAAGAGTTCCGTGTGGGGAATGAG GTCCGGGGCCTCCCATGTGCACACAACTTCCATGTGGAGTGTATTGACCAGTGGCTGCGCCTGAATGTGAAATGCCCCAGGTGTCGGTGCTCTGTATTCCCCAACCTTGATCTCAGTGCCCTTTCAAACATTCGGCTGGACTCAGAACGGGCATCAGCCAGTGAAGTGACTACAGCAACCACAAGATACATGCAGACACAAACTGGAGGTCAGAGCTACCGTGTCCGTTTGCAGGGCCTTCTCCGCCCTGTCCGCTCAGAGAATGCAAATGCTGATGGCAGTGAGAATGGAGCTCAGGAATATGGAGATGAGACTTTGGTTGTGTCTCATCCCCCAGCATCGGCGCTATGCCCAGTCACACCATGTGTCGTTGTTGTTGATCATATCAATGGTCATTGA
- the LOC120258143 gene encoding CASP-like protein 4A3, with protein sequence MRRTAVALRAVASALSLIAFSLMASDKTQGWAGDSFDRYVEFKYLVSVNVIVFVYSGIQLCLHLHLVIKKKSIIHPPINLYFDLALDQALAYLLMSASSSAATRNNDWVTSFGNDPFTKRASSSIAMSFLAFFPLAFSSLISAHYLFTWYP encoded by the exons ATGCGGAGGACGGCAGTAGCGCTGAGGGCGGTGGCGAGCGCTTTGAGCTTGATCGCTTTCTCGCTGATGGCATCGGATAAGACTCAAGGTTGGGCCGGCGACTCATTTGATCGCTATGTTGAATTCAA GTACTTGGTTTCGGTGAATGTGATCGTGTTTGTGTACTCGGGAATCCAGTTGTGCTTGCATCTCCACCTTGTGATTAAAAAGAAGAGCATTATCCACCCTCCGATCAACCTCTACTTTGATCTCGCCCTGGATCAG GCACTGGCTTACCTTCTGATGTCGGCGTCGTCGTCGGCGGCGACGAGGAACAACGATTGGGTGACGAGCTTCGGTAACGATCCTTTCACGAAGCGTGCGAGCAGCTCCATCGCCATGTCTTTTCTCGCCTTCTTTCCCCTCGCCTTCAGCTCTCTCATCTCCGCTCACTACCTCTTCACCTGGTACCCTTGA
- the LOC120257838 gene encoding LOW QUALITY PROTEIN: carbonic anhydrase, chloroplastic-like (The sequence of the model RefSeq protein was modified relative to this genomic sequence to represent the inferred CDS: deleted 2 bases in 2 codons), whose translation MAPVERITMGFDHFKKEIYEKKPDLFNELADGQSPKFMVFACSDSRVCPSVVLNFQPGEAFTVRNIANIVPPYDKTKYAGAGAAVEYAVLNLKVENIVVIGHSRCGGIKGLMSIKDDGSTTTDFIEEWMKIGWPAREKVLASFTDLPFLDQCTLCEKEAVNVSIENLKTYPFVKEGLEKGTLALNGAHYDFVTGNFETWDA comes from the exons ATGGCGCCGGTTGAGAGGATAACAATGGGGTTCGATCATTTCAAGAAGGAGATCTACGA GAAGAAGCCAGATCTT TTCAATGAACTTGCTGATGGCCAGAGTCCAAAG TTCATGGTGTTTGCATGCTCTGATTCAAGAGTGTGCCCGTCGGTGGTGCTCAACTTCCAACCT GGGGAGGCCTTTACTGTGCGAAACATCGCCAACATTGTCCCTCCCTATGATAAG ACAAAATATGCTGGAGCAGGGGCAGCCGTTGAGTACGCGGTTCTGAATCTGAAG GTGGAGAACATAGTGGTCATTGGGCACAGCCGTTGTGGTGGGATCAAAGGACTCATGTCTATCAAGGATGATGGCTCCACAACCAC TGATTTCATTGAGGAGTGGATGAAGATTGGCTGGCCGGCAAGGGAGAAAGTTTTGGCCTCTTTTACCGACTTGCCCTTCTTGGATCAATGCACCCTTTGTGAAAAG GAGGCAGTGAATGTTTCTATTGAAAATTTGAAGACATACCCATTTGTGAAAGAAGGATTAGAGAAAGGGACTCTAGCACTGAATGGTGCACACTATGACTTCGTTACTGGCAATTTTGAAACATGGGACGCATGA
- the LOC120259264 gene encoding LOW QUALITY PROTEIN: AMSH-like ubiquitin thioesterase 2 (The sequence of the model RefSeq protein was modified relative to this genomic sequence to represent the inferred CDS: deleted 1 base in 1 codon), whose product MLLSVDERFPLSFYFRIAHQIVKQAKVYREEGNLCDLYFTLVQYSRLMSEVIPQHRGFSTYSSKDKLYHKKILQEFNQELKKLEPLIAAVEGSDFVSKHSREKADVFASYNEGKAKHSSKVKAEGISDNGENAMCSMPQTPFSAALTASRGPNIDVQIVRKYSPSPVLCCIESPPIVGHVSHITIPESRKEHLESSCKESSAPRVVQDLHISARLMEEFMQLARTNTDNNLETCGILGAFLKNRTFYVTTLIVPKQESSSNSCQALNEEEIYAVQDQQSLFSVGWIHTHPSQTCFLSSIDLHTQYSYQVMLPEAVAIVMAPTDPARNYGIFRISNPGGINVLKECEERGFHSHRETDDGSPIYETCSSVYINPNLRLEVIDLRSDSP is encoded by the exons ATGCTTTTATCGGTGGATGAACGCTTCCCACTCTCTTTCTACTTCAGAATTGCTCACCAAATTGTTAAACAG GCCAAGGTTTACAGAGAGGAAGGGAATTTATGTGATCTTTACTTCACTCTTGTTCAGTATTCAAG GTTGATGTCTGAGGTAATACCACAACATAGAGGTTTCTCAACCTACTCCTCAAAAGATAAGCTTTATCACAAGAAG attcTCCAAGAATTTAATCAAGAACTTAAGAAATTGGAGCCGTTGATTGCTGCCGTCGAGGGCTCAGATTTTGTATCAAAGCACTCAAGAGAAAAAGCTGATGTGTTTGCAAGCTATAATGAGGGGAAG GCCAAGCATTCGAGTAAGGTCAAGGCAGAAGGAATCAG TGACAATGGAGAGAATGCAATGTGCTCGATGCCTCAAACTCCATTTTCAGCTGCTCTGACAGCATCAAGAGGCCCTAATATTGATGTGCAAATTGTTAGAAAATATTCTCCCTCTCCTGTGCTTTGCTGCATAGAGAGCCCCCCTATTGTCGGGCATGTTTCTCATATCACTATACCAGAATCAAGGAAGGAGCATCTTGAATCTTCGTGTAAAGAATCCTCTGCACCTAGAGTTGTTCAGGATCTGCATATT TCTGCGAGGTTGATGGAAGAATTTATGCAGCTTGCTAGGACGAATACTGACAATAACTTGGAGACTTGTGGCATCCTTGGCGCTTTCCTT AAAAATCGGACTTTCTATGTAACCACGTTGATAGTTCCAAAGCAGGAATCGTCTTCCAATTCG TGCCAGGCATTAAATGAGGAGGAGATTTATGCGGTACAGGATCAACAGTCTCTTTTTTCTGTAGGATGGATTCAT ACACATCCTTCTCAAACTTGTTTCCTGTCTTCGATTGATCTACACACTCAGTACTCTTATCAG GTGATGCTACCTGAGGCAGTTGCTATTGTCATGGCCCCAACAGATCCTGCAAG AAACTACGGTATTTTTCGGATATCAAATCCTGGAGGCATAAATGTGCTGAAAGAATGCGAAGAGAGAGGA TTCCACTCCCACCGTGAAACCGATGATGGCAGTCCGATCTATGAGACTTGCTCTAGTGTCTATATAAACCCAAATTTGAGATTGGAGGTCATCGATCTCCGCTCTGATTCGCCTTGA